The following proteins are co-located in the Defluviitalea raffinosedens genome:
- a CDS encoding vitamin B12 dependent-methionine synthase activation domain-containing protein, with protein MDSAVKYFENIWIEPPMDRILYRLGYKKTKTKLEKDQKEQIEELIWEGVSHCHPKGAFLILPITERTCHSITIGRHLVKSKSLAELLKNSETAALMASTIGDEMIHAIEDEIKKENSVKAVIFDSTASQMADKTVAWVMDFINKTLQKEGKALTSMRYSPGYGDLDLRYQKIFFEELKLDKLGISLTKSYMMTPEKSVTAICGVENRIRREERNE; from the coding sequence ATGGACTCTGCTGTTAAATATTTTGAGAATATATGGATTGAGCCGCCTATGGACAGGATTTTATACCGCTTGGGATATAAAAAGACGAAAACCAAATTAGAAAAAGATCAAAAAGAGCAAATCGAGGAGCTCATTTGGGAAGGCGTGAGCCACTGCCACCCGAAGGGGGCTTTTTTAATCTTGCCTATAACAGAGCGAACTTGCCACAGTATCACCATAGGAAGGCATTTGGTTAAAAGCAAAAGCTTAGCAGAACTTTTAAAAAACAGTGAAACAGCGGCTTTAATGGCATCTACTATTGGAGATGAAATGATCCATGCAATAGAAGATGAAATCAAAAAAGAAAACTCTGTAAAAGCTGTTATCTTCGATTCTACTGCTTCTCAAATGGCCGATAAAACGGTTGCCTGGGTTATGGATTTTATCAATAAAACTCTTCAAAAAGAAGGGAAAGCATTAACTTCTATGCGTTATAGCCCAGGTTATGGAGATTTAGATTTAAGATATCAAAAGATTTTTTTTGAAGAGCTTAAATTGGATAAATTAGGCATTAGCCTTACAAAATCATACATGATGACGCCGGAGAAATCGGTAACCGCCATATGCGGCGTAGAAAACAGAATAAGGAGAGAAGAAAGGAATGAATAA